A genome region from Ralstonia solanacearum K60 includes the following:
- a CDS encoding AidA/PixA family protein has translation MSTPQSPSHPDTPVRVVDVMLIFDAVTLLSRNPEASRTPAAPTPADADCCYAFAPAADTLTAPTAGRLRMRAPLGALVRIRATTPSLLAEHAVLVTSLQLSGGPALSDPQPVVNPQAEAFVPQLSEQSHPVRHHQTDAFWQTQVLAHQPVEARIDATVLDREANVLGCFRLQLTIDFDA, from the coding sequence ATGTCCACTCCGCAATCGCCTTCCCATCCCGATACGCCGGTGCGCGTGGTCGATGTGATGCTCATCTTCGATGCCGTGACGCTGCTGTCGCGCAATCCCGAGGCCAGCCGCACACCGGCTGCGCCGACGCCGGCCGACGCGGACTGCTGCTATGCCTTTGCGCCAGCGGCCGACACGCTGACCGCGCCCACCGCTGGCCGGTTGCGGATGCGCGCGCCCCTTGGCGCGCTGGTGCGCATCCGTGCCACTACGCCGTCGCTGCTGGCCGAGCATGCTGTGTTGGTGACGTCTCTCCAGTTGTCCGGGGGCCCGGCGCTGTCCGACCCGCAACCGGTGGTCAATCCACAGGCCGAGGCCTTTGTGCCGCAACTGAGCGAACAGTCCCATCCGGTACGCCATCATCAGACCGATGCCTTCTGGCAGACGCAGGTGCTGGCCCACCAGCCGGTCGAGGCGCGCATCGATGCAACCGTCCTCGATCGCGAAGCCAACGTGCTCGGGTGCTTCCGCCTGCAACTGACCATCGATTTCGACGCCTGA
- the solI gene encoding acyl-homoserine-lactone synthase SolI yields the protein MRTFVHGGGRLPEGIDAALAHYRHQVFVGRLGWQLPMADGTFERDQYDRDDTVYVVARDEGGTICGCARLLPTTRPYLLKDVFASLLMHGMPPPESPEVWELSRFAARSGAPCPRSGRADWAVRPMLASVVQCAAQRGARRLIGATFVSMVRLFRRIGVRAHRAGPVRCIGGRPVVACWIDIDASTCAALGIPSASAAPGPVLQ from the coding sequence ATGCGTACATTCGTTCATGGCGGTGGACGGCTGCCCGAAGGCATCGATGCGGCGCTGGCGCACTATCGGCACCAGGTCTTTGTGGGGCGGCTCGGCTGGCAACTGCCCATGGCTGACGGCACCTTCGAGCGCGATCAGTACGATCGTGACGACACGGTCTACGTGGTCGCCCGGGATGAGGGCGGGACTATCTGCGGTTGCGCGCGCCTGCTGCCGACCACGCGGCCCTATCTGCTGAAGGACGTCTTTGCGTCTTTGCTCATGCACGGCATGCCGCCTCCCGAATCGCCGGAGGTGTGGGAGCTGTCCCGCTTCGCGGCGCGGTCCGGCGCGCCTTGCCCGCGGTCCGGGCGCGCGGACTGGGCCGTGCGCCCGATGCTGGCCTCCGTCGTGCAATGCGCGGCGCAACGCGGAGCGCGGCGGCTGATCGGCGCGACCTTCGTCAGCATGGTCCGGCTGTTCCGCCGCATCGGTGTGCGCGCCCATCGGGCCGGTCCGGTGCGATGCATCGGCGGCAGGCCGGTCGTGGCGTGCTGGATCGATATCGATGCATCGACCTGTGCTGCGCTGGGCATCCCGAGCGCGTCCGCCGCGCCGGGACCTGTGCTGCAGTAG
- a CDS encoding IMPACT family protein: MPTYTLRAPVTAELEIRKSRFIGLAVPVEDRAAAMDVIARLRAEHPTATHVCWALLAGGQSGMSDDGEPSGTAGRPILEVLRHHDLDGTLGAVVRYFGGVKLGAGGLVRAYTDAIATALTRAERIERIARTTLTLVTDYADEARIRRWLEDAGYALVDAAYDAGVTLAVRLPVTDEAAARETLRDLTQGRVVISN, encoded by the coding sequence GTGCCGACCTACACGCTGCGCGCGCCGGTCACGGCCGAGCTGGAGATCCGGAAAAGCCGCTTCATCGGGCTGGCCGTGCCGGTCGAGGACCGTGCCGCCGCCATGGACGTGATCGCCCGGTTGCGCGCCGAGCACCCCACCGCCACACACGTCTGCTGGGCCTTGCTGGCCGGCGGGCAATCCGGCATGTCGGACGACGGCGAACCCTCCGGCACCGCCGGCCGGCCCATCCTCGAAGTGCTGCGCCACCACGACCTGGACGGCACGCTCGGCGCCGTGGTGCGCTACTTCGGCGGGGTCAAGCTGGGCGCCGGCGGACTGGTGCGCGCCTACACCGACGCCATTGCCACGGCGCTGACGCGGGCCGAGCGCATCGAGCGCATCGCCCGCACCACGCTCACGCTCGTCACCGACTACGCGGACGAGGCACGCATCCGGCGGTGGCTGGAGGACGCCGGTTATGCGCTGGTCGATGCCGCCTACGACGCGGGCGTTACGCTGGCGGTGCGCCTGCCCGTGACGGACGAAGCGGCCGCGCGCGAAACGCTGCGGGACCTGACGCAAGGGCGCGTGGTCATCTCGAACTGA
- the solR gene encoding transcriptional activator protein SolR, whose product MEPDFQDAYHAFRTAEDEHQLFREIAAIARQLGFDYCCYGARMPLPVSKPAVAIFDTYPAGWMQHYQASGFLDIDPTVRAGASSSDLIVWPVSIRDDAARLWSDARDAGLNIGVARSSWTAHGAFGLLTLARHADPLTAAELGQLSIATHWLANLAHTLMSPFLVPQLVPESNAVLTTREREVLCWTGEGKTAYEIGQILRISERTVNFHVNNVLLKLAATNKVQAVVKAIATGLI is encoded by the coding sequence ATGGAACCAGATTTCCAGGACGCGTATCACGCGTTCCGTACAGCAGAGGACGAGCACCAGCTCTTTCGTGAGATCGCAGCGATTGCCCGGCAGCTCGGCTTTGACTACTGCTGCTACGGCGCCCGCATGCCTTTGCCGGTCTCCAAGCCTGCCGTCGCCATCTTCGATACCTATCCGGCGGGCTGGATGCAGCACTACCAGGCCAGCGGCTTCCTGGACATCGATCCGACCGTGCGCGCCGGCGCGAGCAGCAGCGACCTGATCGTCTGGCCCGTGTCCATCCGCGACGATGCCGCGCGGCTGTGGTCGGATGCGCGCGATGCCGGCCTGAACATCGGCGTCGCACGCTCGAGCTGGACGGCGCATGGCGCGTTTGGCCTGCTGACGCTGGCCCGCCACGCCGACCCGCTCACGGCGGCCGAGCTCGGCCAGCTATCGATCGCCACCCACTGGCTGGCCAATCTGGCACATACGCTGATGAGCCCATTCCTGGTGCCCCAGCTGGTGCCCGAATCCAACGCGGTGCTGACCACGCGCGAGCGCGAAGTGCTGTGCTGGACGGGCGAAGGCAAGACCGCCTACGAGATCGGACAGATCCTCCGCATCTCCGAGCGCACGGTCAATTTCCACGTCAATAACGTATTGCTCAAGCTGGCGGCCACCAACAAGGTGCAGGCTGTCGTCAAAGCGATCGCCACCGGATTGATCTAA
- the hemN gene encoding oxygen-independent coproporphyrinogen III oxidase, whose protein sequence is MFPFAQPAADAAAANDAPFRWSAPQVRALAQRFDTHGPRYTSYPTADRFHSGFGTDAYLDALHRRAAIAPALHAPLSLYVHLPFCANLCYYCGCNKVVTKDHTRSARYIRALAREMAMIARHIGPLRQATQLHWGGGTPTFLSHDEMRDVMAATREHFALTSDAEISVELDPRHAGDDTLAVLADLGFNRASLGIQDFDADVQRAIHRVQSVEQTRRVVDSARRLGFQSISFDLIYGLPHQHIDTFNATLDRVLEMAPDRLSVYSYAHLPHLFKPQRRIDVLALPSADEKLDLLAMTVERLVAAGYVYIGMDHFARPDDALAIAQREGRLQRNFQGYSTHADCDLLAFGMSAISRVGDVYAQNEKELDAYYARIDAGRLPVLRGLALTPDDHVRRALIGELMCGFELDMCAFGARHGLNFRQTFTDELTALAPLEDAGLVKVGDERIVITPQGRLLVRRIAMVFDAHLHAVQGAQGQPITIAPRYSKVV, encoded by the coding sequence ATGTTCCCCTTCGCCCAGCCGGCCGCCGATGCCGCGGCTGCCAACGATGCGCCGTTCCGCTGGTCCGCACCGCAGGTGCGCGCGCTGGCGCAACGCTTCGACACGCACGGCCCGCGCTACACGTCGTATCCGACGGCGGACCGCTTCCACTCGGGCTTCGGCACCGATGCGTACCTGGACGCACTGCACCGCCGCGCCGCCATCGCGCCCGCGCTGCATGCGCCGCTGTCGCTGTATGTGCACCTGCCGTTCTGCGCCAACCTCTGCTACTACTGCGGCTGCAACAAGGTCGTCACCAAAGACCACACCCGCAGCGCGCGCTACATCCGCGCACTGGCGCGCGAGATGGCGATGATCGCCCGGCATATCGGCCCGCTGCGCCAGGCCACCCAACTGCACTGGGGCGGCGGCACGCCCACCTTCCTGTCGCACGACGAGATGCGCGATGTGATGGCCGCCACGCGCGAGCACTTCGCCCTGACCTCCGACGCGGAGATCTCCGTCGAGCTCGATCCGCGCCACGCCGGCGATGACACGCTTGCGGTGCTGGCTGACCTGGGCTTCAACCGCGCGAGCCTCGGCATCCAGGATTTCGACGCCGACGTGCAACGCGCCATCCACCGCGTCCAGAGCGTGGAGCAGACCCGCCGCGTGGTCGACTCCGCGCGCCGGCTCGGCTTCCAGTCGATCAGCTTCGATCTGATCTACGGCCTGCCGCATCAGCACATCGACACCTTCAACGCGACGCTGGACCGCGTGCTGGAAATGGCACCGGACCGCCTGTCCGTCTACAGCTACGCGCACCTGCCGCACCTGTTCAAGCCGCAGCGCCGCATCGACGTGCTCGCGCTGCCGAGCGCCGACGAGAAGCTCGACCTGCTGGCGATGACGGTGGAGCGGCTGGTGGCCGCCGGCTACGTCTACATCGGCATGGACCACTTCGCGCGGCCCGACGACGCGCTCGCCATCGCGCAGCGCGAAGGGCGGCTGCAGCGCAACTTCCAGGGCTATTCCACGCACGCCGACTGCGACCTGCTGGCCTTCGGCATGTCCGCCATCAGCCGCGTCGGCGATGTCTACGCGCAGAACGAGAAGGAACTCGACGCCTACTACGCGCGCATCGACGCGGGCAGACTGCCGGTGCTGCGCGGTCTGGCCCTCACGCCGGACGATCACGTGCGCCGCGCGCTGATCGGCGAACTGATGTGCGGCTTCGAGCTGGACATGTGCGCGTTCGGCGCGCGCCATGGGCTGAACTTCCGGCAGACCTTCACCGACGAGCTGACCGCGCTGGCGCCGCTCGAAGATGCCGGGCTGGTGAAGGTGGGCGACGAGCGCATCGTCATCACGCCGCAGGGGCGGCTGCTGGTGCGGCGCATCGCCATGGTCTTCGACGCGCACCTGCACGCGGTTCAGGGGGCGCAGGGCCAGCCCATCACCATCGCGCCGCGCTACTCCAAGGTGGTCTGA
- a CDS encoding ureidoglycolate lyase, with translation MSHDIATAAVRTALAIEPLTREAFAPFGDVIELDGAQQFPINQGTTTRFHDLADVEVGEGGRALINLFRGQPRALPFEVKMLERHPRGSQAFIPLNDRPYLVVVAPAGELDPARLRAFVTRGWQGVNYARGVWHHPLLALDAVSDFIVIDRGGEGPNCDEQDLPGPVWLTEAALRAAQRQ, from the coding sequence ATGAGCCACGACATCGCCACCGCCGCGGTCCGCACCGCGCTCGCCATCGAGCCGCTCACGCGCGAAGCCTTCGCACCGTTCGGCGACGTGATCGAACTGGACGGCGCCCAGCAGTTCCCGATCAACCAGGGCACCACCACGCGCTTCCACGATCTGGCCGACGTGGAAGTGGGCGAGGGTGGCCGCGCGCTGATCAACCTGTTCCGCGGCCAGCCGCGCGCCTTGCCGTTCGAGGTGAAGATGCTGGAGCGCCATCCGCGCGGCAGCCAGGCCTTCATCCCGCTGAACGACCGGCCCTACCTGGTCGTGGTGGCCCCGGCCGGCGAGCTGGACCCGGCCCGGCTGCGCGCCTTCGTGACGCGCGGCTGGCAGGGCGTCAACTATGCGCGCGGCGTGTGGCACCACCCGCTGCTGGCGCTCGACGCGGTCAGCGACTTCATCGTGATCGACCGCGGCGGCGAGGGCCCCAACTGCGACGAGCAGGACCTGCCCGGGCCCGTGTGGCTGACCGAAGCGGCCCTGCGCGCCGCGCAACGGCAATAA
- a CDS encoding type II toxin-antitoxin system RelE family toxin — protein MGRSLNAVHWTARAARQLRKLDRQHQRMLVQAVGQLEAMPHCQQVKALREHRCGYRLRVGDYRVLFDWDGGIRIVEIQEVSKRDERTYQH, from the coding sequence ATGGGCCGCAGCCTGAACGCGGTCCACTGGACGGCCCGGGCAGCCAGGCAACTGCGCAAGCTCGACCGGCAACATCAGCGCATGCTGGTGCAGGCGGTCGGACAGTTGGAGGCCATGCCGCATTGCCAGCAGGTCAAGGCGCTGCGGGAGCACCGGTGTGGCTACCGGCTGCGGGTGGGCGATTACCGCGTCCTCTTCGATTGGGACGGCGGGATTCGCATCGTAGAAATCCAGGAAGTGAGCAAGCGCGATGAACGCACCTACCAGCACTAA
- a CDS encoding helix-turn-helix domain-containing protein, with product MNAPTSTNVQLIHGPDGAPAFVVIPYAEYIASRIEDRSLIPHAVVERTVEGATPVRAWREHLGLTQAEVAGRLGISQPAYAQQENSNRLRKASREKIATALGILPAQLDF from the coding sequence ATGAACGCACCTACCAGCACTAATGTGCAACTGATCCATGGCCCGGACGGCGCACCGGCTTTTGTCGTGATTCCGTACGCGGAATACATCGCCAGCCGCATTGAAGACCGGAGCCTGATCCCCCACGCCGTCGTCGAGCGCACGGTGGAGGGCGCCACGCCCGTGCGCGCCTGGCGTGAGCATCTGGGCCTGACGCAGGCCGAGGTGGCCGGGCGCCTGGGCATCTCGCAGCCGGCCTACGCCCAGCAGGAAAACAGCAACCGGCTGCGCAAGGCATCGCGCGAGAAGATCGCCACCGCATTGGGAATCCTGCCCGCGCAGCTCGACTTCTGA
- a CDS encoding C4-dicarboxylate transporter DctA has protein sequence MQRITRPLFGQVLIALALGIALGIWAPDFAQHLKPLGDGFLKLIKMLVAPIVFSVVVVGICGAGELKKVGRVGGKAVIYFEVVTSIALALGIVLAYAFGPGHGMNVDPKTLDPSAMASYLTTAKQVESSGVADFLLRLIPDTFVSGFMKGDILQVLLVSILFGCALSLLGERTKPLVGLIDQLSHVLFRMMAVVIRLAPLGVLGAVAFTVGKYGAGSLKQLGFLVLLFYVAVTLFVVVVLGGILRLAGFNIFKLIRFLRAELLVVLGTASSDAVLPSIMNKLEHMGIKRSVVGLVIPTGYSFNLDAFSIYLTLAAVFIAQATNTPLAMSDLLLILGVALITSKGAHGIPGSAIVILAATLSVIPAIPAIGLVLVLSVDWFIGIARALGNLIGNCVATVVIAAWEKDIDRGRANAVLDGKLDITEEGEAVTVGHGVPAPAAHTMPHA, from the coding sequence ATGCAACGCATCACGCGCCCGTTGTTCGGGCAGGTTTTGATCGCCCTTGCGCTGGGCATCGCGCTGGGCATCTGGGCGCCCGACTTCGCGCAGCACCTCAAGCCGCTGGGTGACGGCTTTCTGAAACTCATCAAGATGCTGGTCGCGCCGATCGTGTTTTCGGTGGTGGTGGTCGGCATCTGCGGCGCGGGCGAACTCAAGAAGGTCGGACGTGTGGGCGGCAAGGCCGTCATCTACTTCGAGGTCGTGACCAGCATCGCGCTGGCGCTGGGCATCGTGCTGGCCTATGCCTTCGGCCCCGGCCATGGCATGAACGTCGACCCGAAAACGCTCGACCCCTCGGCCATGGCGTCGTACCTGACGACGGCCAAGCAGGTGGAATCGAGCGGCGTGGCCGACTTCCTGCTCAGGCTGATTCCCGACACCTTCGTCAGCGGCTTCATGAAGGGCGACATCCTGCAGGTGCTGCTGGTGTCGATCCTGTTCGGCTGCGCGCTGTCGCTGCTGGGCGAGCGCACCAAGCCGCTGGTCGGCCTGATCGATCAGCTGTCCCATGTACTGTTCCGCATGATGGCCGTGGTGATCCGGCTGGCGCCGCTGGGCGTGCTGGGCGCGGTGGCCTTCACGGTGGGCAAGTACGGCGCGGGCTCGCTCAAGCAACTGGGCTTCCTGGTGCTGCTGTTCTACGTGGCGGTGACGCTGTTCGTGGTGGTGGTGCTGGGCGGCATCCTGCGGCTGGCCGGCTTCAACATCTTCAAGCTGATCCGCTTCCTGCGCGCCGAGCTGCTGGTGGTGCTGGGCACGGCCTCGTCCGATGCGGTGCTGCCCTCCATCATGAACAAGCTGGAGCACATGGGCATCAAGCGCTCGGTGGTGGGCCTGGTGATCCCGACCGGCTATTCGTTCAACCTCGACGCGTTTTCGATCTACCTGACGCTGGCCGCCGTGTTCATCGCGCAGGCGACCAACACACCGCTGGCGATGTCCGACCTGCTGCTGATCCTGGGCGTGGCGCTGATCACCTCCAAGGGTGCGCACGGCATTCCGGGCTCGGCGATCGTGATCCTGGCGGCGACGCTGTCGGTGATTCCCGCCATCCCGGCGATCGGCCTGGTGCTGGTGCTGTCGGTGGACTGGTTCATCGGCATCGCCCGCGCGCTGGGCAACCTGATCGGCAACTGCGTCGCCACGGTGGTGATCGCCGCCTGGGAGAAGGACATCGACCGCGGCCGGGCCAACGCGGTGCTCGACGGCAAGCTCGACATCACCGAAGAGGGTGAGGCGGTGACGGTCGGCCATGGCGTGCCGGCGCCGGCGGCGCACACGATGCCGCACGCCTGA
- the alc gene encoding allantoicase codes for MAMPTLDPSAPDFTRRYPNLADPRLGAVATFATDEFFAPKDRMLNPEPAVFIPGKYDDHGKWMDGWETRRRRNGGYDHCIVKLARPGVVKGVDIDTSHFTGNFPPAASIDAAFVPHGEPTDATQWTELVPSTTLQGNSHHYLDVFGTHAYTHLRVNIYPDGGIARLRVYGQPQVDWKGADRATLFDLAAMENGAYVVEVNNQHFGLASNLLMPGRGVNMGDGWETRRRREPGNDWCVIALAHPGRIRKIEVDTAHFKGNFADRVSLQAARVTGGTDATLKTQAMFWQTLLPEQKLQMDHQHYYEAGIADLGSVTHVRFNMFPDGGVSRLRLWGVLE; via the coding sequence ATGGCGATGCCCACGCTCGATCCGAGCGCCCCCGATTTCACGCGCCGCTATCCGAACCTGGCGGACCCCCGCCTGGGCGCCGTGGCCACGTTCGCGACCGACGAATTCTTCGCACCCAAAGACCGCATGCTCAACCCGGAGCCCGCCGTCTTCATCCCCGGCAAGTACGACGACCACGGCAAGTGGATGGACGGCTGGGAAACGCGCCGCCGCCGCAACGGCGGCTATGACCACTGCATCGTCAAGCTGGCCCGGCCGGGCGTGGTCAAGGGCGTGGACATCGACACCAGCCACTTCACCGGCAACTTCCCGCCGGCCGCCTCCATCGACGCCGCCTTCGTGCCGCACGGCGAGCCGACCGACGCCACGCAGTGGACCGAACTCGTGCCGTCCACCACGCTGCAGGGCAACAGCCACCACTACCTGGACGTATTCGGCACGCACGCCTACACCCACCTGCGCGTAAACATCTACCCGGACGGCGGCATCGCGCGCCTGCGGGTGTACGGCCAGCCCCAGGTCGACTGGAAGGGCGCGGACCGCGCCACGCTGTTCGACCTGGCCGCGATGGAGAACGGCGCCTACGTGGTCGAGGTCAACAACCAGCACTTCGGGCTGGCCTCCAACCTGCTGATGCCGGGCCGTGGCGTCAACATGGGCGACGGCTGGGAGACACGCCGCCGCCGCGAGCCGGGCAACGACTGGTGCGTCATCGCGCTGGCGCATCCGGGCCGCATCCGCAAGATCGAAGTCGATACCGCCCACTTCAAGGGCAACTTCGCCGACCGCGTCTCCCTGCAGGCCGCGCGCGTGACCGGCGGCACCGACGCCACGCTCAAGACGCAGGCCATGTTCTGGCAGACGCTGCTGCCCGAGCAGAAACTGCAGATGGACCACCAGCACTACTACGAGGCCGGGATCGCCGACCTGGGCTCCGTCACCCACGTGCGCTTCAACATGTTCCCGGACGGCGGCGTGTCGCGCCTGCGCCTGTGGGGAGTCCTCGAATGA
- a CDS encoding GntR family transcriptional regulator, with product MTEDTQVADISSEGIADDIAQAIVAHRLPPGTKLREEALARVYRVSRTKIRAALLMLAKDKLIRIEPDRGAFVAKPDETEAREVFAVRRVLEVALVREFIARATPADYARLEQHLAEEHEVAASTDVPRRNRLMADFHLLMADVVGNSVLKEMLRELSARSSVITMMYQSTYDAVRSSDEHTAFLAAAKRGDVDGAIALMDEHMAHTEASLHFTLTPPGETDLVTALLA from the coding sequence ATGACAGAAGACACACAAGTTGCCGACATCTCCTCCGAGGGCATTGCCGACGACATCGCCCAGGCGATCGTCGCCCACCGGCTGCCCCCGGGCACCAAGCTGCGCGAAGAGGCGCTGGCGCGGGTCTACCGCGTCAGCCGCACCAAGATCCGTGCGGCGCTGCTGATGCTGGCCAAGGACAAGCTGATCCGCATCGAGCCGGACCGCGGCGCCTTCGTCGCCAAGCCGGACGAGACCGAGGCGCGCGAGGTGTTCGCGGTGCGCCGCGTGCTGGAGGTGGCGCTGGTGCGCGAGTTCATCGCCCGCGCCACGCCCGCCGACTACGCGCGCCTGGAGCAGCACCTGGCCGAGGAGCACGAAGTCGCGGCCAGCACCGACGTTCCGCGCCGCAACCGCCTGATGGCCGACTTCCACCTGCTGATGGCCGATGTGGTCGGCAACAGCGTGCTCAAGGAAATGCTGCGCGAGCTGTCGGCGCGCAGCTCGGTCATCACGATGATGTACCAGTCCACCTACGACGCGGTGCGCTCCTCCGACGAGCACACCGCCTTCCTGGCAGCCGCCAAGCGCGGCGACGTCGACGGCGCCATCGCCCTGATGGATGAGCACATGGCGCACACCGAGGCCTCGCTGCATTTCACGCTCACGCCGCCCGGCGAGACCGATCTCGTCACCGCCCTGCTGGCCTGA
- a CDS encoding fucose-binding lectin II, with the protein MAQQGVFTLPANTSFGVTAFANAANTQTIQVLVDNVVKATFTGSGTSDKLLGSQVLNSGSGAIKIQVSVNGKPSDLVSNQTILANKLNFAMVGSEDGTDNDYNDGIAVLNWPLG; encoded by the coding sequence ATGGCTCAGCAAGGTGTATTCACGCTTCCCGCCAACACCAGCTTCGGTGTGACGGCATTTGCAAATGCAGCGAACACCCAGACCATCCAGGTCCTGGTCGACAACGTCGTGAAGGCCACGTTCACTGGCTCCGGTACGAGCGACAAGCTGCTCGGCAGCCAGGTGCTCAACTCCGGCAGCGGCGCGATCAAGATCCAAGTGTCGGTCAACGGCAAGCCGTCGGACCTCGTATCGAACCAGACCATCCTGGCCAACAAGCTGAACTTCGCCATGGTGGGCTCGGAAGACGGCACCGACAACGACTACAACGACGGCATCGCCGTGCTGAACTGGCCGCTGGGCTGA
- a CDS encoding inclusion body family protein: MSRITDVMVNVDTEAILARYGKNNSMANPPAIDFKYIYMIVTQGQVVSGQAGGELDIAAAVGDVIRWRETSLSLGFEYSVIFYKFVPTAGGELITPPVPIDAQVTVPVPNPSDLTKPKKETIWNYFWNCTTRKTGRVTYHFWFSIYDRAGNLCGCYQWDPFISISNA; this comes from the coding sequence ATGTCCCGCATTACCGATGTCATGGTCAACGTCGATACCGAAGCGATCCTCGCGCGGTACGGCAAGAACAACAGCATGGCCAACCCGCCGGCCATCGATTTCAAGTACATCTACATGATCGTCACGCAGGGCCAGGTCGTGAGCGGCCAGGCGGGCGGCGAGTTGGATATCGCCGCGGCTGTCGGCGATGTGATCCGCTGGCGCGAGACCTCGCTGTCGCTCGGTTTCGAGTACAGCGTCATCTTCTACAAGTTCGTCCCGACCGCCGGGGGTGAGCTGATCACGCCGCCGGTGCCCATCGACGCGCAGGTGACCGTGCCGGTGCCGAACCCGTCGGACCTGACCAAGCCCAAGAAGGAAACCATCTGGAATTACTTCTGGAACTGCACGACGCGCAAGACCGGACGCGTGACGTACCACTTCTGGTTCTCGATCTACGATCGCGCCGGCAACCTGTGCGGTTGCTACCAGTGGGACCCGTTCATCAGCATCAGCAACGCCTGA
- a CDS encoding ABC transporter substrate-binding protein, producing the protein MWKTWVRGCLRTLHGALVMVALAAHAQGSPSLVVGQLIERGGAQADFARDFMAGAKVAFDAANLAGGIRGRRITLIRREVDVAEAVPQAVELIERDRAEVLFGVSERLLPTLAAAPEIARREVPLLAPLSGATSTADNVWFIRPDYDSEIVAAHNRLRQFGMRRIALVTTAGFDSQLGARLRNTLADGDSAETLDLYTLTGAPGDLAARIAPTKPTAVIVAGDTLAYASVGRALAQHGWYGFLVGLSSVNPQVAREILGSGYSGGMLLAQTVPNPAGGSLKITREHIARMKQLLDEPPSAATLSGYIAASFLIQAMNAAGGKASGPELRRALQTRADLGGFTLDFTRGNRGSAFVDLNYIQGASN; encoded by the coding sequence ATGTGGAAGACATGGGTACGCGGCTGCCTGCGCACACTGCACGGCGCGCTCGTCATGGTGGCGTTGGCCGCACACGCGCAGGGCAGCCCGTCGCTGGTGGTCGGCCAATTGATTGAACGCGGTGGGGCGCAGGCGGATTTCGCGCGCGATTTCATGGCCGGCGCCAAGGTGGCGTTCGATGCGGCCAACCTGGCCGGCGGCATCCGCGGCCGGCGCATCACGCTGATCCGCCGCGAGGTCGACGTGGCCGAGGCCGTCCCGCAGGCCGTCGAACTGATCGAGCGTGACCGGGCGGAAGTGCTCTTCGGCGTGAGCGAGCGGCTGCTGCCCACACTGGCGGCGGCCCCCGAGATCGCGCGGCGCGAGGTGCCGCTGCTGGCGCCGCTGTCGGGCGCCACCTCCACCGCCGATAACGTCTGGTTCATCCGCCCCGACTACGACAGCGAGATCGTCGCCGCGCACAACCGGCTGCGCCAGTTCGGCATGCGGCGCATCGCGCTGGTGACCACCGCAGGCTTCGATTCGCAGCTCGGCGCGCGCCTGCGCAACACCTTGGCCGATGGGGACAGCGCCGAGACGCTCGACCTCTACACGCTCACGGGCGCCCCCGGCGATCTGGCCGCCCGAATCGCACCGACCAAGCCCACCGCCGTCATCGTCGCCGGCGACACGCTGGCCTATGCCAGCGTGGGCCGTGCCCTGGCGCAGCACGGGTGGTACGGGTTCCTGGTCGGGCTGTCGTCGGTCAATCCGCAGGTGGCACGCGAGATCCTGGGCAGCGGCTACAGCGGCGGCATGCTGCTGGCGCAGACGGTGCCCAACCCGGCCGGCGGCAGCCTGAAGATCACGCGCGAGCACATCGCGCGGATGAAGCAGCTCCTGGACGAGCCCCCCTCCGCCGCCACGCTGTCGGGCTATATCGCCGCCAGCTTCCTGATCCAGGCGATGAACGCCGCGGGCGGCAAAGCGAGCGGCCCGGAGCTGCGGCGGGCCCTGCAGACGCGCGCCGACCTCGGCGGGTTCACGCTGGACTTCACGCGGGGCAACCGGGGGAGCGCGTTCGTGGATTTGAACTACATCCAGGGCGCGTCCAACTGA